Within Paenibacillus albicereus, the genomic segment GCGCGCTCGCGGACAGCGGCCCGGAGCTCGACGCCCGCATGGCGGAGGCCGCTCCGGCCGATCCGCTTCCGCTGCTGCATCGGCTGATCCGCGAGGCGGCGGAAGGCCGGGGATAGCTAGCGGTCCCGGCAGCAGTCCGGTTTTTCGGGCCGCAACGGCTGGGGAGGGCGTTTCTTCTGCCTGCAGCCGGATTTTGCAAGCGTTCGAGGACGCCCGCACGCGGACGACGTCGGCAGCGCATAGGGAATCAACATCAAAAAGGCATCTCTCGCGTCGAGTCGACGTGGGAGATGCCTTTTTGGAGCGTGCTAGCTGCGGCATGACTGCCGGCGGGCACGACAAGGGAGCCGATCGATTCATGGCCGGCTCGATGCGCAGCGCATCGGATCGCGACGAGGGAGTCGAAATGCCTTGGCTGGCGGAGAGCGAGCACCTTGTACCGACGAGGGGTGGCCATCAGGCAGAGCTGCGCTCTAGGCGCGCGCGGCCGCCTCCGGCACGCGCGCGGCGACCAGCGCGCGCACCTCGTCCGCGCTGTCCAGGTCGAGCGCAGCGGCGGCCAGCCCCGCCAGCTCGGTGCGGCTCAGGCGCGAGAGCAGCGCCCGCGTGCCGAGGATGGCGGACGAGCTCATGCTGAACTCGTCCAGCCCCATGCCGAGCAGCAGCGGCACCGCCAGCGGCTGCCCGGCCATCTCGCCGCACATGCCGACCCATTTGCCTTCGGCGTGGGCGGCGCGGATGACGCGGTCGATGAGCCGCAGCACCGGCGGGTGCAGCGGATCGCCAAGCGCGCCGAGCTTCGGATGCATCCGGTCCGCCGCCATCGCGTACTGCACGAGGTCGTTCGTGCCGATGCTGAAGAAGTCGACCTCGCGCGCCAGCCGGTCGGCCATCATGGCCGCGGCGGGAATCTCGATCATGATGCCGGCCTCCATCGGGCCGCCGAGCTCCCGCCCCTCGGCGAGCAGCTCCGCGCGCGCCTCGTCCAGCAGCGCCTTGGCGCGCCGCCACTCGCCGATCGTCGCGACCATCGGGAACATGACCTTGACGTTCCCGTGCGCTCCCGCCCGCAAGATCGCCCGCAGCTGCGTCTTGAACAGCTCCGGCCGGTCGAGGCTGATACGCAGCGCCCGATAGCCGAGGAACGGATTGTCCTCGCGGGGCAGCTCCAGCAGCGGCAGCTCCTTGTCGCCGCCGATGTCCATCGTGCGGATGACGACAGGGCGATCCGACCCCATCGCCTCCGCCGCGGCGCGGTAGGCGCCGTACTGCTCGTCCTCGCTCGGCAGCGAGCTCCGGCCCATGTACAGGAACTCCGTGCGGAACAGCCCGACACCCTCGGCGTCGTGGCGGCGCGCCTGCTGGGCATCCTCGGCCGATCCGATGTTGGCGGCGAGCTCGACCGCCGCGCCGTCCGCCGTCACCGACGGCCGGCCGCGGTACGCCTCGTTCTCCGCGAGCGCGCGGCGATGCCGCTCCTGCAGCGCCCGGTACCGCTCAAGCTGCTCTGGTGAAGGATTCATCACGATCTCGCCGCTGAACCCATCGACGACGACGGTCTGCCCGTCGCGGATGTCCGCCAGCGCCTCGCCCGCGCCGACCGCCGCCGCGACGCCGACCGAGCGGGCGATGATCGCGCTGTGCGACGTGCGGCCGCCCGCTGCCGTGGCGAAGCCCGCCACCTCCGCCGGATCGAGCGCCGCCGTATCCGACGGCGTCAAGTCCTCGGCGATCAGCACGTACGGAAGGCTCGCTCCAGTCCCGGCATGGGAGGAACGACCCCGTGCCGGGGCATCTGCGGACGGGGACAGGGCGTCTTCCTCTGCATCCGCCGCGCCTGGCTCGGAAGCAGCCGTTTCAGACATCGGTTTCTCCGACGCCGCTCCCCTGCCTTCCGCCTCTGCCGCTCCGACGGCATCTCCGGCGCCTGCCGGCGCGTCATCCTGCAGCAGCCGGATGACGCGCCGGCTCACGTCCCGCACGTCCGCCGCGCGCTCGCGCAAGTACGGATCGTCCAGCGCCGCGATGATCGCCGCGACCTCCTCCGCCGTGCGCCACAGCGCGGCGTCCGCGGCCAGCCGCTCCTGGGCGACGAGCTCCCGGGCCACGCCGACGAGCTCCTCGTCCTCGAGCAGCAGCGCATGCGCCTCGAAAATCTCGGCTTCCTTGTCCCGGCCGTCGGCGGCCATCCGCGCCCGCAGCGCTTCCAGCTCGGCAGCCGCCCGCGCGACGGCGGCGTCCAGCCGCGTCGCCTCGCGCTCCGCCTCCTCCGCCGCGACATGCCGCTCCGCGACGGCGACGTCCGCCCCGAGACGCTTCGCGATGCCGATCGCGTAGCCCGGAGCGGCGCCGATGCCTTGAATCGTCCGCATCGCCGCCCCTACTCCGCCTCGGCGGCGCTCAGCACCGCGCCGATCGCGTCGACGACGGCCTCCGCGCCGTCGCCCTCGGCCGCTACCGTGATCGAGTCGCCCTGCTTGGCGCCGATCGACAGCACCTTCACGAGGCTTTTCGCGCTGCCGCGCGTCTCGCCCTTGACGAGATGCACGTCGCCGGCGAAGCCTTTGGCCGCCTCGACGATCTTGCGCGCCGGACGGGCATGGATACCCGTCGGGTTGGCGATGATGAATGTCTTTTCCATGATGGAATCTCTCCTCTCGAATGAAAAGCCGGAATTCTTCCTACAGCTTCTTCTTGATCTCATCCTTGAGCTGCTCGGACGACGTGCCGAAGATCGCCTGCACCGCGCCCTTGCCCAGGCGGATGACGCCGGAGGAGCCGAGCTTCTTGAGCTCCGCGTCCTTCACCTGCGTGTCGTCCTTCACGACGAGCCGCAGCCGGGTGATGCACGCGTCGACGCTCTCGATGTTGCCGGGGCCGCCCAGCGCGGCGAGCACCTGCGACGCCTTGTCGTTCGAGCCGAGCTCCTGGCTGCCGGCGACGTCGTCCGGATTGGCGCTCGTGCCCGTCTCCGACGGGTCCTCGTCCTCGCGTCCCGGCGTCTTCAGGTTAAGCTTGACGATGAGCACGCGGAACAGCACGTAGTACACGGCCGCGAACGCCAGGCCGACCGGAATGAGCATGAGCGGGTTCGTCGACAGCTGGTAGTTGATGAGGTAGTCGAGCAGGCCCGCCGAGAAGCCGAAGCCGAGCTTCACGTCCAGCTCGTACATGATCCAGCCGCTGACGCCGGCGAGGATCGCATGCACGACATACAGCAGCGGCGCGACGAACATGAACGCGAATTCGAGCGGCTCCGTGATGCCCGTCAGGAACGAGGCGACGGCGGCGCCGACGAAGATCGAGGCGACCGTCTTGCGCCGCTCGGGGCGCGCCGTGTGGATGATCGCGAACGCCGCTGCCGGCAGCGCGAACATCATGATCGGGAAGAAGCCGGTCATGAACATGCCCGCCGTCGGGTCCTCCGCGAAGAAGCGGTGCAGGTCGCCGGTGACGAGCTTGCCGTCCTCGCCGGTGAACGAGCCGATCTGGAACCAGGCGATGCTGTTGATGATGTGGTGCAGGCCGAACGGCAGCAGCAGCCGGTTGGCGACCATGTAGATAAACGCGCCGACGCCGCCGAGGCTGACGACCCAGTTGCCGAACGCGTCGAGCCAGCCCTGGACCGGTCCCCACACGAGCGCGCAGACGAGGCCGACGAGAATCATCGACGCCGACGTCACGATCGGCACGAAGCGTTTGCCGCCGAAGAAGCCGAGCCAGTCCGGCAGCTTGATCTTATGGAAGCGGTTGTACATGTACGCCGCCACGAGGCCGGACAGGATGCCGCCGAGCACGCCCATGTTCAGCACCGTGTCTTTGCCGATGATGCCGGGGAAGACGCCCGGACCGGCCTTGAGCACGTTCGTGAGCACGAAGTAGGCGATGACCGCCGCGAGCGTCGCGACCGCGTCGCCCGCCATGCCGATGGCGACGCCGACCGCGAAGATCATCGGCAGGTTGTCGAAGATGGCGTTGCCGCCGGCGGCCAGGAACGGAGCGATGTACGTATTGAGCCATTCGCCGGCGGAGCCCCAGCCGAAGTCCTTGACGTAGTCGATGTTGCCGAAGCGCAGCAGGATCGCCGCCGCCGGCAGCGCCGCGACCGGCAGCATGAGCGATTTACCGATTTTCTGCAGAAATGCGAGCATATCGTGTTCTCCTTTACGTTTTGAGTCGTTACGCCTGCTTGAGCGTCACGGCGTACTTGCCGGCTTCGCCTGCGCGCACGGCGCCGGGCGTGATGTCGACCTTCTCCGCCGCGTCCTCTTCGGCGACGATGACCGGCGAGATCGCCGGATGGCCCGCCGCGCGGATCGCCTCGAGGTCGAACTCGATCAGCGGCTGCCCGGCCTTGACGGCGTCGCCGGTCTGGACGAGCGCCTTGAAGCCCGCGCCTTTCATCGCCACCGTATTGATGCCGATATGGATGAGCAGCTGCAGGCCGGACTCATGCTCGACGATGACGGCGTGATGCGTATCGATCAGATGCGCGACCGTGCCGTCGAACGGAGCGACCGCGACGCCCTCCGACGGCTCGATTGCCGCTCCTGGCCCCATCAGTCCCTGCGCGAACGCCTCGTCCGGCACGTCCGCCAGCGGAGCGAGCCTCCCCGTCATCGGTGCCAGCACCTCTACCTGCTTCTTGCCGCTTCCGAAAAGCTTCTTGAACATGATCGATCTCTCCTTATCGTGGTCGATTTTCCGAGCGAGGCGAGGCCGGTGCGGCGCTCCCGCCGCCCTTCCCCGCGCAGGCTTCCAGCAACCGATGCACATGCATCGCCAGGAAGCCGATTTCATGGTTGCTGACCGGCAGTTCAAGCTCGGTCTTCATCTTTTCCGCCGCGGCGGCGGCGATCCGGTGCACCTCGGGATACTTGCCGGCGATCTCCTCGGCGAACGGATGGGTCGCGCTCCGCCCCTCGGCCAACCGGTCCACCGCATGATGGAGGTGCATGACGAGCCGGGCGTAGTCGCTGCCGGAGCGGGGGATGGCGAGGCCGCCCTCCCGCTCGATGACGTCGATCATGTCGGCGACGAGGCGCGTGCGCCGGGCCAGCTGGCCTGCGGACAGCTCGCCGGCGGCAGAGTGCACGTGGAACGTCAGGAAGCCGACCTCCTCCTCGGGGAGCGAGACGCCGAACGCCTCCTCCACCATGCGGGCCGCCTCCTCGGCGATCTGGTACTCCTGAGGCAGCGCGAGCTTGGTCTCCTCCAGGAACGGATTGTGGATGTCCATGCCCCGCTTGAGCCGATACACCGCGAACTGGATATGGCTCGGCAAGGCGAAGTAGACGTTCGGATGGACCGGGATGCCCATGTCGCGGCGGATGCGCTCGACGATCCGCTCGGCGATCGCGAGCGTCTGCGGCTCGATCTCCTCGAGCAGCGTCCGATAGCGCTCCGCGGCCTCCTCGTCGTCCAGCCGATAGCGCTTCTCGATGCGCGGGTCGTCCTTGGCGATGCCGTCGCCGGCCTTCGCCCCGAAGCCGATGCCTTTGCCGAACAGCACGACCTCCCGGCCCCCGGCCTCGCTTACCGCCAAGATGACGTTGCTGCCGACCGGACGCTCGATCCGGTACCGGTCGCTTTCGCTCATCGGACCTCCTCCTTCCCCCTGCCTGCTGCCCTTACCATTCCCCGGAAACGCAAAAAAACCAAGGGCAGCGGGCGAAATCAAGCCGAAGCCTCCCCTTGGCAGGGAATCTTCCGCATCAACTTCGCGCCGCTTTCCTTGGCTCATGCCTAATTGAATAGTAACACGCCTGGTAACGGGCCTATTGGGTTTTGTGGATCACTCCTCCCTGCCCGGGATTTCGGGGCCACGGGAAAAACGTCACGGGACAAACTATAGCGCATCTAAAGCGCTTCCGTCAACGGTAAGTTGAGCCATCCGGCGCCGCTCTCAAACTCGATGTAATCTATGCTTACATTTGATTGACAATGGACAACGCATCCGGCATATTTTGTTCCATACCGGCGAATCGGAGCCAGGCTTCGAAGCCGCGCGAAGGAGCGGATGGACATGACGGGGAAACTGCGCAAGGCCGCCATCATCGGTGCCGGACAGGTCGGGGCGAGCTGCGCCTACGCCATGCTGAACCAATCGGTATGCGACGAGATCCTGCTCGTCGGCCGCAGCGAGAAGCGCACGCAGGCGCAGGCGCTCGACCTGTCCCACTGCGTCGACTTCAGCCACTCCCGCACGAAGGTGCGGGCCGGCGCGCTGGACGAATGCTGCGACATGGACCTCATCCTCCTGTGCGCGGGGGAGAATCCGGGCGACGGCCGCACGCGGCTCGACCTGCTCGACTCCTCCTACGAGCTGTACAAGGACATGATCGGCCGCCTCATGCAGACCGGCTTCGACGGCATCTTCCTCGTCGCCGCCAATCCGGTCGACATCGTCACCCATCTCGTCTGGAAGCTGTCAGGGCTGCCCCGCGAGCGCGTCATCGGCAGCGGCACCTCGATCGACACCGCCCGGCTGAAGACGCTGCTCTCCGAGCATCTGCCGGTCGACCCGCGCAGCGTGCACGGCTACGTCATGGGCGAGCACGGGGAGTCTCAGTTCCCCGTCTGGTCGCATGTGACGGTCGGCGGCAAGCCGCTCGGCGACATCCTCGCCCAGCATCCCGAGCGGTTCCGGAGCCTCAGCCTCGACGAGATCGCGCTGCGCACGCGCAACGCAGGCTGGGAGATCCTCCTCGGCAAAGGCTCCACCCACTACGGCATCGCCGCCGCGCTCACCGCGATCGCGCGCTCGATCCTGAACAACGACCACCGCATCATGGCCGTATCGGCCATTCTCGACGGGGAGTACGGGCAGCGGGACATCGGCATCGGCGTGCCGGCCATCCTGTCGCGCGGCGGCATCCAGGAGGTGCTGGAGCTGCGGCTCAGCGAGGCGGAGCGGGAGCTGTTCGAGCGCTCCTGCGCGATCGTGCGGCAGACGATGGCGAAGCTGCCGGCGCTGTAAGGCAGGGCGGCCATCGTGGAGCCCAGCCTGCTCTGCTGGCGGAACAGGCATCACGAGGCCGAGCCTGCTCCACTGGCGGAGCAGGCATCATCACGCAGGCCGAGCCTGCACCGCTGGCGGAGCAGGCATCATTACGCAGGCCGCCGGGCCGCCGCTGGCATGGCTCCGCTTCCGCAGGGCGCTTGTTCTGCGGGACAGCTTCCTCTACCGGAGCGCCCGCGCTTCATGCTACAATTTGCAAAATACTCGGCACGCCAAGGGGGACGCGGCAACAGATGGACATTCGGCATAGAAGACTCGACGAACCGGCCCTCGGCACCTTCAGCGAGGAACGGGAAGAATACGAGCGCGACTACGCGCGGCTCATCCAATCGCCGGCGTTCCGCCGGCTGCAAGGCAAGTCGCAGGTGTTCGGCGCCGGTTCCGGCGACTACTACCGCACGCGGCTGACGCATTCCCTCGAGGTGTCGCAGATCGCCCGCGAGGCGGCGCGGCGCTTGGCCAAGCACTATCCGTTCGTCGAGCAGGGCGAGCATCCGGGACTGGTCGTCGATCCGGCCGTCGTGGAATGCGCGGCGCTCGCGCATGACCTAGGCCATCCTCCCTTCGGCCATCGGGGCGAAGAGGTGCTGAACCGGCTCCTGCAGGAGCAATTCGGCATGAAGTACGAGGGCAATGCCCAGAACTTCCGCATCCTCATGTTCCTCGAGAAGCGCGCCGGCAGCGGCAGCGGGCTCGACCTGACCGCCGCCGTCCTGCTCGCCATCAACAAGTACCCGTACAACCTCGACGAGCCGGGCCGCATCAAGGGCGCCTACGCGCCGGAGTGGGAGGTCATCCGCGAGCTGCGCGAGCGCTGGCAGATGCCGGACGGCGCGCGCACGCTGGAGACGCAGCTGATGGACCTGTGCGACGACATCGCCTACTCCACGCATGACATCGAGGACGGCATCCGCGCGGGCAAGATCGACATGAACCGCAGCTTCTTCGAGAGCGAGTTCCTGCAGACGCATCTCGTCCAGGAGATCGTCGACGACGAGGGCAACCAGGACTTCCACTGGGAGGAAGTGGACATCCCCGTGATGGTGCGGCGCGTGCTGGACGCCTTCATCGGCCAGTGGGAGGCGATCTACCTCGCCTGCGGCCGCGAGTCGTCCCGGACGCGGCGGGAGATCAAGGCGCGCTGGGTGAGCACGTTCGCCGGGCGGATCGGCATCATCGACGAGGGCGGCTGGAAGCGCGTTACGTTCGTGCGGGACGGAGCGTGCGACTACGAGCTGCTGCGGACGATGGAGATTTTGAAAAAGCTCGCCTGGGTGACGCTCATCAAGGACTTCCGCGTCCAGCGGCTGCAGATGCGCAGCGAGATCATGATCCAGCGGCTGTGGGACAGCTTCATCCAGCCGGAGACCGGCCGGCTCATCATCCCCTCCGACTGGCTGCAGAACTACGAGCGCCACAGCGCCAAGTGGAGCTGGCCGCGCTTCGTCGCCGACTACATCGCCGGCATGACCGACGCCTATGCGGAAAAGGTCTACGCCGAGCTGTTCGCGAGCAAGTCGGGTTCGATCTATGAGATGGACTAGCAGCGTGACGGACGCGAGCAGGGCGAGATAGCCGATTTCTTCGGCGTTCTCGTCCGTTTCGCGGGCCGGCGCCGCGAGATAGCCGACTTTTTCGGCGTTCTCGTCCGTTTCGCAGGCCGGAGTTGGGTTGCGTCTGTTCGCTGCTGGCTGCACACGCCCTCCCCGAGCTGCTCGGTTTTTCCGCGCAACTCCCTGCTGGATCGCCTCTTCATGCCGAGCTGCTCGGTTTTTCCGCGCAATCCCCTGCTGAATCGCCTCTTCGTGCCGAGTTGCTCCGTTTTTCCGCGCAATCCCCTGCTGGATCGCCTCTTCGTGCCGAGCTGCTCGGTTTTTCCGCGCAACTCCCCCGCTGGATCGCCTCTTCGTGCCGAGTTACTCGGTTTTTCCGCGCAATCCCCTGCTGGATCGCCTCTTCGTGCCGAGTTGCTCGGTTTTTCCGCGCAATCCCCTGCTGGATCGCCTCTTCATGCCGAGTTGCTCGGTTTTTCCGCGCAACTCCCCCGCTGGATCGCCTCTTCGTGCCGAGCTGCTCGGTTTTTCCGCGCAACTCCCTGCTGGATCGTCTCTTCGTACCGAGCTGCTCGGTTTTTCCGCGCAACTCCCCCGCTGGATCGCCTCTTCGTACCGAGCTGCTCGGTTTTTCCGCGCAACTCCCCCGCTGGATCGCCTCTTCGTGCCGAGCTGCTCGGTTTTTCCGCGCAACTCCCCCGCTGGATCGCCTCTTCGTGCCGAGTTGCTCGGTTTTTCCGCGCAACTTCCCTCGAGCGCACATGTTTCACGCCCCATTCATCCATAAAATTTCAAGGAGCGGCCGGCCGCTGCTGGCGTCGAATTGGCAATGGGCGGCATCCTGTTGCAACGATAAAAACCCCGCTCGGTGACTCCCGAGCGGGTAGGCGAAAAGATACGGCCAGCACCAGCAACTGAACCGGCCGTAGACCCGTGCCGACTCAGCAGCGGCCGCAGCGGGCCCGTCGCGCTTCAGCGACGAGTCAGTCGCGCTTCAGCGACGAGTCAGTCGCGCTTCAGCGACGAGTCAGCCGCGCTCCGGCGCGGCGGAACGGCCGGCTGAAGCCACGCCCGCGCCCGCGCCGCCTGCCGGAACTTCCTCCTCCGGCACGCGCGACAGCTCGCCGGGCCAGAAGGCGCGGCGGCCGAGCAGCGCGGTGAGCGCCGGCACGAGGTACGGCCGCACGATGAACGTGTCGAGCAGCACGCCGAGCGCGGTGATGAGGCCGAACTGCAGCAGCACCTGGATCGGCAGCGTCGCCAGCACGGCGAACGTGCCCGCCAGGATGAGGCCGGCCGAGGTGATGACCGGGCCGGTCTCGCTCACGCCTTCGGCGATCGCCTGCTTGAGCGGCATCCGCCGCCGCTTCTTCCAGATGCTCGACACCATGAAGATGTTGTAGTCCTCGCCCAGCGCGACGAGGAACACGAAGGCGTACAGCGGGATCGATCCCTGGATCGCGTCGACGCCCATGAGCTCGTGCAGCACGAGCCAGCCGAGGCCGAGCGCGGCGAAGTACGACAGGATAACGGTGCCGATCAGATAGACCATCGCCGTCACCGAGCGCAGGTAGATCAGCAGCAGCGCGGCGATGAGGGCGACGACGACGGGGATGATGACCCGCTGGTCGACCGCCTCGGCCTCGCGCGTGTCATATTGGACGGCGGTCTGGCCAGCCAGCCAGACGCGGTCCGAAGCATCCGCGCCGCCGATCGCCTGCTCCGCCGCCTGGCGGATGCCGGGCAGCGCGTCCATCGCCTCCTGCGAGTACGGGTTCACCGCGAGCTCGACCTTCCAGGCGCGCAGGCCCGGCTGCGAGGAGGCTTCCGTCGGCTCGGAGACCTTGGCGACCGTGCCGAGCGCCTGCAGCTTGTCGGCGACCGGCGGCATCCCCTCGTCTCCGGCTTGCGCCATGACCGTCACCGGAGCGAGCGCGCCTTCCGTGAAATTGTCCCCGATCAAGGCGAAGCCTTGGCGCGACTCCATCTCCTCCGGGAACGAAGACAGGATGTCGAACGTGAACTTCACCTGCGTGCTGAGCGAGGCGAGCGCCCCGAGCAGCGCGATCGAGACGAGCGCGACCGTCCACGGACGGCGGACGACGAGGCGGCCGGTGAAGCCCGGCCCATTGCGCCCGGTCCGCTTCGGAGCGGGCTTGCCCTTGCGGCGCGCCCGCTCCTCGGCCATCTCCGGCGTGCGCGGCACGAACGGCCAGAACGAGCCGCGGCCGAAGATCGAGAGCAGCGCCGGCAGCAGCGTCAGGCTCGACAGCGCCATCACGAGGATCGACAGGCTGAACGGCACGGCGAAGCGCTTGACGACGCCGTACTGCGCGAGCAGCAGCGTCAGCAGCGCGATGACGACCGTCAGGCCGCTCATCGCGATCGCGCCGCCGGAGCTCGTCAGCGCCGCGCGCAGCGCGGCCGCCGGACTGCGCTCCTCCGCCAGCAGCTCGCGGTAGCGGCTGACGAGGAACAGGCAGTAATCGGTGCCCGCCCCGAACAGCAGCACCGTCATGATCGCCACCGCCTGAGAGTCGACGTCGATCCAGCCCTGGGACGCCATGTAGCCGAGCAGCGGATCGGTGACGGCGTAAGCGAAGCCGACCGCCACGAGCGGGATGAGCGCCAGCACCGGCGAGCGGTAGATCGCGAGCAGGAAGACGAGCACGAGCACGACCGTGGCGATCATGAGCGACACGTCCGCGCTGCCGAACAGCTCGGTCGCGTCGACGGAGATGCCGGCCGGGCCGGTGACGCGGGCGCTCAGCTCCGCCCCGCCCGCAGTGTCCGCCTCGAACGCCGGGGTGCCGGCGAGCTGCTCGGTCCGCTCCTTCAGCTGCTCCAGGCCTTGCTTGATCTCATCCGTCGGCGCGCCCGGCTGGAACACCACCGGCCACACGAGCGTGCTGCCGTCCTCCGACAGCTGCGCCGCCAGCGCCGGCGGCGGCAGCTCATGCAGAGGCAGCGCCGAGCGCTGCCCCGGCAGCGGCGAGGCGGCCACGTCGGCCGAGACGGCCGCGACCGCCTTCAGATCGTCCGGCGACAGTCCGCCCTCGCGGTGCCACACGACGAGCGCCGGCGTTCCTTCCTCCGTGCGGAATTGCTCGGCGAGCAGCCTCTCGGCCTGCACCGAAGGCTTGTCGTCGCTGAAGTTGGGCGCGTTGTCATCCGCCTGCGACCGTACTCCCGGCAGCAGCAGCATGAGCAGCGCGGCCGCCGCCACCCATGCCGCCAGCGTCATCCAGCGCCCCCTGCGGGTCGTCGTCCAAGCCATCCACGATCCGGACCTTGCCATCTTCCATCTCTCCCTCGCACGGCTTCCCTTCATCCATTTCAGCCGCATTCATGGTAAAATATCATATCGAGCACAAGAAGCCGATCCACCCAAGCCAACTGAGTTCATTATATATACCGAGTGGTTAATATTCAACAGACGAGAAGGAGGACGAGCCCATGCCCCATCCCCATGATTCCGCGCCTGGCGGAGCCGGCCGTCCCGGCGACGGGCGGCAGGAGCCGAAGCGCCGCTCCCCCGGACGTCCCCGCCGCGAGGACCGCATGCCGGTGCGGGACGAAATCCTGAAGACCGCTTCCGTCCTGTTCATGGAGCAGGGCTATGAAGCGGTCTCGCTGAGCGGCATCGCCGAGCGCTGCGGCGTGACGAAGGCTTCCGTCTATTATCATTTCGAGGGCAAGCCGGCGCTGTTCACGGCGGCCGTCATCCGCATGCTGCAGCTCGCCTTCGCCGGAACGCTGCGCGTGCTGGACCAGCAGGGCAAGAGCTTGCGCCTGCGCCTCCTGGAGGTCGCCGAGCGGCGGCTGGCGCGGATTCAGCACATCGAGTTCGAGGCGCTCATGCGCGAGGCGTCGCATTATCTCGACGAGGAGCAGCGGACGGCCATTCGGGATGCCGAGCAGGAGCTGCACGATTTGCTTGCCGTCCATTTCGGCCAAGCGATCGCGGTCGGAGAGATCCGACAAGGAAATCCGATGCTCATGGCCCACTCCTACACGGCCTTGCTCATGATCGGCAATCGCCAGGCCGCCAAGAGCATCTCTGCCTCGCCGGCAGACTTGGCCGCCCAGATCATGGACATGTTCTGGACCGGAGTCGGCTAGCGGCAGGGCGCCCACGATGAACGGATTGATTCCTGAAGCCCCAGCCGAAGAGAGGGAAACCGGCATGTCCATCAAACTCAAGCTGTCCGCGCTGATCTTTGCCGTCGTGACGATCATGCTGAGCCTCAATCTCCTCGTCTTCTACCTGTATACCGGCAATCAGAGCCGCCATGCGGCCGAGCGTCAGCTGCACGCGGTCGGAGACCAGATTCGAGGCTCGATCACGCCCGTGCTCAAAGACAGCTATCACCTGGAGCTCGGGCAGTCGGAGCGTCTTCGCGTCGCTTCGATCGCGGTCCGCGCCTTGGTCGGCGGCAAGGCCGGAGCCGTCGACAGCGGCCGCCTGGAGGAGCTGCGCGGCAAGCTCGGCCTCGACAGCATCGCGCTCATCCGACCCGTGGACGGAGAGATGGCGATCGAGAAAAGCACGCGGCCGAACGAGGCCGGAACGGTGCTGTCCGCCGTCGCTCCGCCTTACGACGCGCTGCGGCAGCTGTACCGCAGCCGCTACGTCACGCTGCCCGGCGGCACGAGCCTCCAGGACTTCTGGGCGAGCGGAGCGACCGTCCGGGACGAGGGGAGGAGCGTCATGACGAGCTACTATTACGACGGCTCGATGGACTACCTCGTTCGCCTCACCCTCGAAAGCTCGTCGAGCGTGCGCAGCGGCCAACAGGAAGGCGAGCTTCAGGTCGGCGCCTCGGTCCTGCGCATCCCCGGCCTGATGGAGCTGAGCGGCTTCAACTACAGCCTCATGCCCGCGCCCGGAGCGGAGGGGGTTCCCGACGAAGCGAGCATCCTGCCGCATTCCGGCGCGCTGGAATTCGGCAGCTACCGGCTGGCCGAGGCAGACGACTACGGCCGCATCCGCCAAGCGGTGCGCGCCGGAAAGACGC encodes:
- a CDS encoding deoxyguanosinetriphosphate triphosphohydrolase family protein, whose protein sequence is MDIRHRRLDEPALGTFSEEREEYERDYARLIQSPAFRRLQGKSQVFGAGSGDYYRTRLTHSLEVSQIAREAARRLAKHYPFVEQGEHPGLVVDPAVVECAALAHDLGHPPFGHRGEEVLNRLLQEQFGMKYEGNAQNFRILMFLEKRAGSGSGLDLTAAVLLAINKYPYNLDEPGRIKGAYAPEWEVIRELRERWQMPDGARTLETQLMDLCDDIAYSTHDIEDGIRAGKIDMNRSFFESEFLQTHLVQEIVDDEGNQDFHWEEVDIPVMVRRVLDAFIGQWEAIYLACGRESSRTRREIKARWVSTFAGRIGIIDEGGWKRVTFVRDGACDYELLRTMEILKKLAWVTLIKDFRVQRLQMRSEIMIQRLWDSFIQPETGRLIIPSDWLQNYERHSAKWSWPRFVADYIAGMTDAYAEKVYAELFASKSGSIYEMD
- a CDS encoding MMPL family transporter; its protein translation is MARSGSWMAWTTTRRGRWMTLAAWVAAAALLMLLLPGVRSQADDNAPNFSDDKPSVQAERLLAEQFRTEEGTPALVVWHREGGLSPDDLKAVAAVSADVAASPLPGQRSALPLHELPPPALAAQLSEDGSTLVWPVVFQPGAPTDEIKQGLEQLKERTEQLAGTPAFEADTAGGAELSARVTGPAGISVDATELFGSADVSLMIATVVLVLVFLLAIYRSPVLALIPLVAVGFAYAVTDPLLGYMASQGWIDVDSQAVAIMTVLLFGAGTDYCLFLVSRYRELLAEERSPAAALRAALTSSGGAIAMSGLTVVIALLTLLLAQYGVVKRFAVPFSLSILVMALSSLTLLPALLSIFGRGSFWPFVPRTPEMAEERARRKGKPAPKRTGRNGPGFTGRLVVRRPWTVALVSIALLGALASLSTQVKFTFDILSSFPEEMESRQGFALIGDNFTEGALAPVTVMAQAGDEGMPPVADKLQALGTVAKVSEPTEASSQPGLRAWKVELAVNPYSQEAMDALPGIRQAAEQAIGGADASDRVWLAGQTAVQYDTREAEAVDQRVIIPVVVALIAALLLIYLRSVTAMVYLIGTVILSYFAALGLGWLVLHELMGVDAIQGSIPLYAFVFLVALGEDYNIFMVSSIWKKRRRMPLKQAIAEGVSETGPVITSAGLILAGTFAVLATLPIQVLLQFGLITALGVLLDTFIVRPYLVPALTALLGRRAFWPGELSRVPEEEVPAGGAGAGVASAGRSAAPERG
- a CDS encoding TetR/AcrR family transcriptional regulator produces the protein MPHPHDSAPGGAGRPGDGRQEPKRRSPGRPRREDRMPVRDEILKTASVLFMEQGYEAVSLSGIAERCGVTKASVYYHFEGKPALFTAAVIRMLQLAFAGTLRVLDQQGKSLRLRLLEVAERRLARIQHIEFEALMREASHYLDEEQRTAIRDAEQELHDLLAVHFGQAIAVGEIRQGNPMLMAHSYTALLMIGNRQAAKSISASPADLAAQIMDMFWTGVG